One genomic segment of Deinococcus sp. HSC-46F16 includes these proteins:
- the cmk gene encoding (d)CMP kinase, protein MIVTIDGVAASGKSSVASGVARALGIPYVSSGLLYRAATLLGLEQGLALDDAASLLAHLHANPLRLEPRAEGNRVWVGERELTADLHSSRVDAGVSVVAALPEVRAWVDAHLRALPEPFVAEGRDMGTNVFPHAGAKFYLTASPRVRAERRAKERPEDVPAIEAALTERDRLDTVQSAPAPDARVIDTGPLPLEGVIGEVLEGVRTRMT, encoded by the coding sequence GTGATCGTGACGATAGACGGCGTGGCGGCCAGCGGCAAATCGAGTGTGGCGTCGGGCGTGGCGCGGGCGCTGGGGATTCCCTATGTCAGCAGCGGCCTGCTGTACCGCGCCGCGACCCTGCTGGGGCTGGAGCAGGGGCTGGCTCTGGACGACGCGGCCAGCCTGCTCGCGCACCTGCACGCCAATCCCCTGCGCCTCGAACCCCGCGCCGAGGGCAACCGGGTGTGGGTGGGGGAGCGCGAGCTGACGGCCGACCTGCATTCCTCGCGGGTGGACGCGGGGGTCAGCGTGGTCGCCGCCCTGCCGGAGGTGCGGGCCTGGGTGGACGCGCACTTGCGTGCCCTGCCCGAGCCCTTCGTGGCCGAGGGGCGGGACATGGGCACGAACGTCTTTCCCCACGCGGGGGCCAAGTTCTACCTCACCGCCAGCCCCCGCGTCCGCGCCGAGCGCCGCGCCAAGGAACGCCCCGAGGACGTGCCCGCCATCGAGGCGGCGCTGACCGAACGCGACCGGCTGGACACCGTGCAGAGCGCCCCCGCCCCGGACGCGCGGGTGATCGACACGGGGCCGCTGCCGCTGGAGGGGGTGATTGGGGAGGTGCTGGAGGGCGTGCGGACGCGGATGACTTGA
- a CDS encoding NTP transferase domain-containing protein encodes MSHEQAAPAPQWSAVVLGGGDPGDPFAAAHGVSVKGLIPVAGEPMALHVLRALRGSGRVGRVAYVGPTTPEMDALIDERVTDHGTLLSNLEAGVEALSARGLAPGERVIVATADIPLVTAAQLADVLDTAPGDAALVYPVVRRTDCEAAFPGVQRTYARLREGSFTGGNVFLLDPRLVGEFLPRLREVLGARKAPLRLAALIGPGVLLGLLTRRLTVPALEGKVSAILGVQARALITGHAAIGTDVDKDADLDLAERHLGAIGQS; translated from the coding sequence ATGAGTCATGAGCAGGCTGCCCCCGCCCCGCAGTGGAGCGCCGTCGTGCTGGGCGGCGGTGACCCCGGCGACCCCTTCGCGGCGGCGCATGGGGTCAGCGTCAAGGGGCTGATTCCGGTGGCGGGCGAGCCGATGGCGCTGCACGTGCTGCGGGCACTGCGCGGCAGCGGGCGGGTGGGCCGGGTGGCCTACGTCGGTCCGACCACGCCCGAGATGGACGCCCTCATTGACGAGCGCGTCACCGACCACGGCACCCTGCTGAGCAATCTGGAGGCGGGTGTGGAGGCCCTGAGCGCCCGTGGCCTGGCCCCCGGCGAGCGCGTGATCGTGGCGACGGCGGATATCCCGCTGGTGACCGCCGCGCAACTTGCGGACGTGCTGGACACCGCGCCCGGCGACGCGGCCCTCGTCTACCCGGTTGTTCGGCGCACAGATTGCGAGGCGGCTTTCCCCGGTGTGCAGCGCACCTACGCCCGGCTGCGCGAGGGAAGCTTTACCGGGGGGAACGTCTTCCTGCTCGACCCCCGGCTGGTGGGCGAGTTCCTGCCCCGGCTGCGGGAGGTGCTGGGCGCCCGCAAGGCTCCCCTGCGCCTCGCCGCACTGATCGGCCCCGGCGTGCTGCTGGGGCTGCTGACCCGCCGCCTCACCGTGCCTGCGCTGGAGGGGAAGGTCAGCGCCATCCTGGGCGTCCAGGCCCGTGCCCTGATCACCGGGCACGCCGCCATCGGCACCGACGTGGACAAGGACGCGGACCTCGATCTGGCCGAGCGGCACCTGGGGGCAATCGGGCAATCCTGA
- a CDS encoding S8 family serine peptidase has protein sequence MNTPRHALLLLTAAIALASCGSTTNAPAGNAPSAGGNGSGSAAIRAADVPVSETGRYFVELAGDPTTLGAQSIRSQQADFRLRAAQAGLKLQEFASYQRLFNGLSVVASAEEANRIARLPGVVNVFPVVKIERPVTEVGEEPSVPQVQTAATMTGASILRDEMGITGKNVKVAIMDTGIDYDHPAFQGRIITGYDFVGDAFGSNGVTTPTPDENADDCGGHGTHVAGIVGANDPTNGFKGVAPDVMFGAYKVFGCEGSTNADIMIQAMERAEADGMQVLNMSIGSSFQWPEYPTAKAASALAKRGVIVTVSAGNSGTDGQFATGAPSLGANVIAVASVDNAKLEMDYLTVSTDGARVAYTVATGAPNPSTGLNLEVTRGPGVTNAAAADGCFVNGVNPYAPNSLAGKAVLIRRGTCSFREKALNAQAAGARAVLLYNNAPGVLSPTVAPSVANDNQVIEIPVVGLSDVDGLRIGNQISSGAAPRVTFTGQRALFDNPTGGTLSSFSSYGTSPDLDLKPDVAAPGGLIKSTYPLTKEATGYAVLSGTSMAAPHVAGVAALLLERYPQLGRIDGEARRLLQNTAKPSNYFLGSSVSSFVDYVQRQGAGVVNAPAALAALQSGVSVTPSKIALGESEGMPTRTKVLTIRNSGSTAQTYQVTHVAALTISGTTFVPAASTAAATVTINGQASTTVTVPAGGTAELNVSIMAPSGAGERSQYGGYIRMTNTNASGVSLSVPYGGFKGDYQSIQVLGNVSLPGYGLGTTPRDFPAFYDAVEGLLYYENGVPTTKPVFTLGQVGTTLDIPRIWAHLAHQSRWIEMDVLDASGNRIDTVSRDEYVGRNATNSYTGPTSNAYYTWSWDGTLANGNAAPNGDYRLRLRVLKALGDESNPAHIETYTSPVFGIQR, from the coding sequence TTGAACACTCCCCGTCATGCCCTGCTGCTTCTGACCGCCGCCATCGCTCTCGCGAGCTGCGGCAGCACGACCAACGCTCCTGCCGGCAACGCGCCCTCGGCGGGAGGCAACGGCTCCGGCTCGGCCGCGATTCGTGCCGCCGACGTCCCTGTCAGCGAGACGGGCCGCTACTTCGTGGAACTCGCGGGCGACCCCACCACGCTGGGTGCCCAGAGCATCCGCAGCCAGCAGGCCGACTTCCGGTTGCGGGCCGCCCAGGCGGGCCTGAAGCTCCAGGAGTTCGCCAGCTACCAGCGCCTCTTCAACGGCCTGAGCGTGGTCGCCAGCGCCGAGGAAGCCAACCGCATCGCCCGCCTGCCCGGCGTGGTCAACGTGTTCCCGGTCGTGAAGATTGAGCGCCCCGTGACCGAGGTCGGCGAGGAACCCTCCGTGCCGCAGGTGCAGACGGCCGCCACGATGACTGGGGCGTCCATCCTGCGCGACGAGATGGGGATCACCGGCAAGAACGTCAAGGTCGCCATCATGGACACCGGGATCGACTATGACCACCCGGCGTTCCAGGGCCGCATCATCACTGGCTACGACTTCGTGGGTGACGCCTTCGGCTCGAACGGCGTCACCACGCCCACGCCTGACGAGAACGCCGACGATTGCGGCGGACACGGCACGCACGTGGCCGGAATCGTGGGGGCCAACGACCCCACCAACGGCTTCAAGGGCGTGGCGCCCGACGTGATGTTCGGGGCCTACAAGGTGTTCGGCTGCGAGGGCTCGACCAACGCCGACATCATGATTCAGGCGATGGAGCGGGCCGAAGCCGACGGCATGCAGGTGCTCAATATGAGCATCGGCTCGAGCTTCCAGTGGCCCGAGTACCCCACCGCTAAGGCGGCCAGTGCGCTCGCCAAACGCGGCGTAATCGTGACCGTCTCGGCGGGCAACAGCGGCACCGACGGCCAGTTCGCCACGGGCGCTCCCAGCCTCGGCGCGAATGTGATCGCGGTGGCTTCGGTCGACAACGCCAAGCTGGAGATGGACTACCTGACTGTGAGCACCGACGGGGCGCGGGTGGCCTACACGGTGGCGACGGGCGCTCCCAATCCCAGCACCGGCCTGAACCTGGAAGTGACCCGTGGACCGGGCGTCACGAACGCGGCGGCGGCTGACGGTTGCTTCGTAAACGGGGTCAATCCCTACGCCCCCAACAGTCTGGCAGGCAAGGCGGTCCTGATCCGGCGCGGCACCTGCTCGTTCCGCGAGAAGGCCCTCAACGCGCAGGCCGCGGGTGCCCGCGCCGTGCTGCTCTACAACAACGCTCCCGGCGTGCTCTCGCCCACCGTAGCCCCCAGCGTCGCCAACGACAACCAGGTCATCGAGATTCCTGTTGTCGGCCTGTCGGACGTGGACGGTCTGCGCATCGGCAACCAGATCTCCTCAGGCGCGGCGCCGCGCGTGACCTTCACGGGTCAGCGTGCCCTGTTTGACAATCCGACTGGCGGGACCCTCAGCAGCTTCTCCAGCTACGGCACCTCGCCCGACCTCGACCTCAAGCCCGACGTGGCGGCCCCCGGCGGCCTGATCAAGAGCACCTACCCGCTGACTAAGGAAGCGACCGGCTACGCGGTGCTCAGCGGCACCAGCATGGCGGCGCCGCACGTGGCGGGCGTAGCCGCGCTGCTGCTGGAGCGTTACCCCCAACTCGGCAGGATTGACGGTGAAGCCCGGCGCCTGCTCCAGAACACGGCCAAGCCCAGCAACTACTTTCTGGGTAGCAGCGTGTCGTCCTTCGTGGACTACGTGCAGCGTCAGGGCGCGGGCGTGGTCAATGCTCCGGCGGCCCTCGCGGCGCTCCAGAGCGGTGTCAGCGTGACGCCCAGCAAGATCGCCCTGGGCGAGAGCGAAGGGATGCCTACCCGCACCAAGGTGCTGACCATCCGCAACAGCGGCAGCACCGCCCAGACCTACCAAGTGACCCACGTGGCGGCCCTGACGATCAGCGGCACGACCTTCGTGCCTGCGGCCAGCACGGCGGCGGCCACGGTCACCATCAACGGCCAGGCCAGCACCACCGTGACGGTCCCGGCAGGCGGCACTGCCGAGCTGAATGTGAGCATTATGGCCCCCAGCGGGGCGGGGGAGCGCTCGCAGTACGGCGGCTACATCCGCATGACCAACACCAACGCCAGCGGCGTTAGCCTGAGCGTGCCTTACGGCGGCTTCAAGGGTGACTACCAGAGCATTCAGGTGCTGGGCAATGTCTCGCTGCCGGGCTACGGCCTGGGCACCACGCCGCGCGACTTCCCGGCCTTCTACGACGCTGTGGAGGGGCTGCTGTACTACGAGAACGGGGTGCCCACGACCAAGCCCGTCTTCACCCTCGGCCAAGTCGGCACCACGCTCGACATCCCGCGCATCTGGGCTCACCTCGCGCACCAGTCGCGCTGGATCGAGATGGACGTGCTGGACGCGAGCGGCAACCGGATCGATACCGTGAGCCGTGACGAGTACGTGGGCCGCAACGCCACCAACAGCTACACTGGCCCGACCAGCAACGCCTACTACACTTGGAGCTGGGACGGCACACTCGCCAACGGCAATGCTGCACCCAACGGCGACTACCGCCTGCGCCTGCGCGTTCTGAAGGCCCTGGGCGACGAGAGCAACCCCGCCCACATCGAGACGTACACCAGCCCGGTGTTCGGCATTCAGCGCTAA
- a CDS encoding magnesium transporter CorA family protein, translating into MLTYYRSIGGKLQLADGYVDGGWIHVVAPTAEELARVSRETGLDLDYLNYPLDPDERSRFEREDGQLLIIMQTSYRLGEDSDIPYDTVPLGILHTDHCLVTVCATENPVVNDVVNGLVRRVSTAKKNRLTLQLFLRNAQRFLIDVRQINKRVDAIEDRMETATRNKELMDLLKLEKSLVYFITGLKANEAMMERVKRDRIFEMYEEDSELLDDVLIENLQAIEMASIASNILTSMAGAFASVISNNVQEVVKVLTVTTILVAIPTLVTSIFGMNVPLPFQENPEALWIVLGIATALAGTLAFLFYRWRVF; encoded by the coding sequence ATGCTGACCTACTACCGCAGCATCGGCGGCAAGCTCCAGCTCGCGGACGGCTACGTCGACGGCGGCTGGATTCACGTCGTCGCGCCCACCGCCGAGGAACTCGCCCGCGTCAGCCGCGAGACGGGCCTCGACCTCGACTACCTGAATTACCCCCTCGACCCCGACGAGCGCTCGCGCTTCGAGCGCGAGGATGGCCAACTCCTGATCATCATGCAGACGAGCTACCGGCTGGGCGAGGACAGCGACATCCCCTACGACACCGTGCCGCTGGGCATCCTGCACACCGACCACTGCCTCGTGACCGTGTGCGCGACCGAGAATCCGGTGGTCAACGACGTGGTGAATGGGCTGGTGCGGCGGGTCAGCACCGCCAAGAAGAATCGCCTGACCCTGCAACTCTTCCTGCGCAATGCCCAGCGGTTCCTGATCGACGTGCGCCAGATCAACAAGCGGGTGGACGCCATCGAGGACCGCATGGAGACGGCCACCCGCAACAAGGAACTGATGGACCTGCTGAAGCTCGAAAAGAGCCTCGTGTACTTCATTACCGGCCTCAAGGCGAACGAGGCGATGATGGAGCGGGTCAAGCGCGACCGCATCTTCGAGATGTACGAGGAAGATTCCGAGCTGCTCGACGACGTGCTGATCGAGAACCTCCAGGCCATCGAGATGGCGTCCATCGCCAGCAACATCCTGACGAGCATGGCGGGCGCCTTCGCCTCCGTCATCAGCAACAACGTGCAGGAGGTCGTGAAGGTGCTCACCGTGACGACCATTCTGGTGGCGATTCCCACCCTGGTGACCAGCATCTTCGGAATGAACGTGCCGTTGCCCTTTCAGGAGAACCCGGAGGCGCTGTGGATCGTGCTGGGCATCGCCACGGCGCTCGCCGGGACGCTGGCCTTCCTGTTCTACCGCTGGCGGGTGTTTTGA
- the rpmA gene encoding 50S ribosomal protein L27, producing MAHKKGVGSSKNGRDSNPKYLGVKKFGGEVVVAGNILVRQRGTKFKAGQGVGMGRDHTLFALVDGKVIFTNRGEKGRFISVETVQAPVAAD from the coding sequence ATGGCACACAAGAAAGGCGTGGGTTCGTCCAAGAACGGACGCGACAGCAACCCCAAGTACCTGGGCGTGAAGAAGTTCGGCGGCGAAGTGGTTGTCGCCGGGAACATCCTCGTGCGTCAGCGCGGCACCAAGTTCAAGGCGGGCCAGGGCGTCGGCATGGGCCGCGACCACACCCTCTTCGCGCTGGTGGACGGCAAGGTCATCTTCACCAACCGTGGCGAGAAGGGCCGTTTCATCAGCGTGGAAACGGTGCAGGCGCCGGTCGCCGCCGACTGA
- a CDS encoding peptidylprolyl isomerase: MKRALLILTALLTLTACQDQQESTTDTPASQTEEAQTDTSATDETSAETEEANAEEGAATETEDAEASAEKVSEPGPVPAGYTLVPALSEEPVREYEAEPEFALEDGKDYYALIDTTKGQILADLYEQETPVTVNNFVALARNSYYEGIKFHRVIEDFMAQTGDPTGTGSGGPGYQFADEFRTDLTFDAPGILAMANSGPATNGSQFFITFAPTDFLNGRHTIFGKVVQGDDVLAKLTRTADASSGQEQPIEGATPDEMITVRIVTKG, translated from the coding sequence GTGAAACGCGCCCTGCTGATCCTCACGGCCCTGCTGACCCTGACCGCCTGTCAGGACCAGCAGGAGAGCACTACCGACACCCCGGCCAGCCAGACCGAAGAAGCCCAGACCGACACGTCCGCCACCGACGAGACCTCGGCCGAGACGGAGGAGGCGAACGCGGAGGAAGGGGCGGCCACCGAGACCGAGGACGCCGAAGCCAGTGCCGAGAAGGTCAGCGAGCCTGGCCCGGTTCCGGCGGGCTACACCCTGGTGCCCGCGCTCTCCGAGGAACCCGTGCGCGAGTACGAGGCGGAACCCGAGTTCGCCCTGGAAGACGGCAAGGACTATTACGCCCTGATCGACACGACCAAGGGCCAGATTCTCGCCGACCTGTACGAACAGGAGACCCCCGTCACGGTGAACAATTTCGTGGCGCTGGCCCGCAACAGTTACTACGAGGGGATCAAGTTCCACCGCGTCATCGAGGATTTCATGGCGCAGACGGGCGACCCGACGGGCACAGGCAGCGGCGGCCCCGGCTACCAGTTTGCCGACGAGTTCCGCACCGACCTCACCTTCGACGCCCCCGGCATCCTGGCGATGGCGAACAGCGGCCCGGCCACCAACGGCTCGCAGTTTTTCATCACCTTCGCGCCCACCGACTTCCTGAACGGGCGCCACACCATCTTCGGCAAGGTCGTGCAGGGCGACGATGTGCTCGCCAAGCTGACCCGCACCGCCGACGCCAGCTCCGGCCAAGAGCAGCCCATCGAGGGCGCCACCCCCGACGAGATGATCACCGTACGGATCGTCACCAAGGGCTGA
- a CDS encoding ferredoxin, with protein sequence MPHVIVSPCIGVKDQACTEVCPVECIYDGGDQFLIHPDECIDCGACVPACPVSAIFPEEDVPAGETEFIVKNRVFFGL encoded by the coding sequence ATGCCTCACGTGATTGTCAGCCCCTGCATCGGCGTCAAGGACCAGGCCTGCACCGAGGTCTGCCCGGTGGAGTGCATCTACGACGGCGGCGACCAGTTCCTCATTCACCCCGACGAGTGCATCGACTGCGGCGCCTGTGTCCCTGCCTGCCCGGTCAGCGCCATCTTCCCGGAAGAGGACGTGCCCGCCGGGGAAACCGAGTTCATCGTCAAAAACCGCGTCTTCTTCGGCCTGTAA
- a CDS encoding YkvA family protein produces MAVFPVSSPVIFRLRRIWRDALTLLLALRDRRTPARARLAALAALAYALSPVDLLPEALPLLGVGDDLVVVPTVLAFAARGLPPAVLADARARSGRLARRLPWLLPSLGLLFLAGLVGLGWALLRTLSG; encoded by the coding sequence ATGGCCGTTTTCCCCGTATCTAGCCCCGTGATCTTCCGACTGCGCCGCATCTGGCGGGACGCCCTGACCCTGCTGCTCGCCCTGCGCGACCGCCGCACGCCCGCGCGGGCACGGCTGGCGGCCCTGGCCGCGCTCGCCTACGCGCTGAGCCCGGTGGACCTGCTGCCCGAGGCCCTGCCGCTGCTGGGCGTCGGGGACGACCTCGTGGTGGTGCCCACGGTGCTCGCGTTCGCGGCGCGGGGACTGCCCCCGGCGGTGCTGGCGGACGCACGGGCACGGAGCGGACGGCTTGCGCGGCGCCTGCCTTGGCTGCTGCCCTCGCTGGGACTGCTGTTTCTGGCCGGGCTGGTGGGGTTGGGGTGGGCCTTGCTGCGCACGCTCTCCGGTTAA
- the obgE gene encoding GTPase ObgE, translating into MAFRDVLDIELAAGNGGDGSMSFHRAKYMEKGGPDGGHGGRGGSIILRAIEGVESLERLVGRRKFKAENGAYGEGRLRQGSDGSDLYIDVPVGTTAFDRDTGKVIADLVRPGQEQVIARGGLGGRGNSTFVSSTRQAPRFAELGTPGQKRRVRLELRLIADVGLVGYPNAGKSSLLAALSRANPAIADYPFTTLSPILGVVDREDVGERFTMADIPGIIEGASEGKGLGLEFLRHISRTRLLVYVLDVTRDPVEELRALQAELRAYDPSLLDNAAAIALNKVELVDADLMAMVEGELADFGLPILPVSAKTGAGLSELREALFQLLPDRELWAQTQALEVETDEVREEPLTLTFREDAPERGQTDPERVWEVHGGGFEARLDRFSRHMEDAAEYLSNLFKRQGLYRELKRAGAREGDTVEIGPFRFEYFEDEE; encoded by the coding sequence ATGGCATTTCGTGACGTGCTGGACATCGAGCTGGCGGCCGGAAATGGCGGCGACGGCAGCATGAGCTTCCACCGGGCCAAGTACATGGAAAAGGGCGGCCCGGACGGCGGCCACGGCGGGCGCGGGGGCAGCATCATCCTGCGGGCCATCGAAGGCGTGGAAAGCCTGGAGCGGCTGGTGGGGCGGCGCAAGTTCAAGGCCGAGAACGGGGCCTACGGCGAGGGCCGGTTGCGCCAGGGCTCGGACGGCTCGGACCTCTATATCGACGTGCCGGTGGGCACCACCGCCTTCGACCGCGACACGGGCAAGGTCATCGCCGACCTCGTGCGGCCAGGGCAGGAGCAGGTCATCGCGCGGGGTGGGCTCGGGGGCCGGGGCAACTCGACCTTCGTGAGCAGCACCCGGCAGGCGCCGCGCTTCGCGGAACTGGGCACGCCGGGCCAGAAGCGGCGGGTGCGGCTGGAACTGCGATTGATCGCCGACGTGGGATTGGTCGGCTACCCCAACGCGGGCAAGAGCAGCCTGCTGGCAGCCCTCTCGCGGGCGAACCCGGCCATCGCAGACTACCCCTTCACGACCCTCTCCCCCATCCTGGGCGTGGTGGACCGCGAGGACGTGGGCGAGCGCTTCACGATGGCCGACATCCCCGGCATCATCGAGGGCGCGTCGGAGGGCAAGGGGCTGGGGCTGGAGTTCCTGCGCCACATCAGCCGCACCCGGCTGCTGGTGTACGTGCTGGACGTGACCCGCGACCCGGTGGAGGAGCTGCGGGCCTTGCAGGCCGAGCTGCGGGCCTACGACCCCAGCCTGCTGGACAACGCCGCCGCCATCGCGCTGAACAAGGTCGAGCTGGTCGACGCCGACCTCATGGCGATGGTGGAAGGCGAGCTGGCGGACTTCGGCCTGCCCATCCTGCCCGTCAGCGCGAAGACGGGCGCGGGATTGTCAGAGCTGCGCGAGGCTCTCTTCCAGCTTCTGCCCGACCGCGAGTTGTGGGCACAGACCCAGGCGCTGGAGGTCGAGACCGACGAGGTGCGCGAGGAACCCCTGACGCTCACCTTCCGCGAGGACGCCCCCGAGCGCGGCCAGACCGACCCCGAGCGGGTCTGGGAGGTGCATGGGGGCGGCTTCGAGGCGCGGCTGGACCGCTTCTCCCGGCACATGGAGGACGCCGCCGAGTATCTCTCGAACCTCTTCAAGCGCCAGGGCCTCTACCGGGAACTCAAACGGGCCGGGGCGCGGGAGGGCGACACCGTGGAGATCGGCCCCTTCCGCTTCGAATACTTCGAGGACGAGGAATAA
- a CDS encoding response regulator transcription factor, producing MRLLLVEDDPRIAEPTLGALREAGYAATWRQTGPEGLEEALVGEYPLVVLDVMLPGLDGFEIARELRSAGSEAAILFLTARGELEDRVQGLDLGGDAYLVKPFAVPELLATLRALSRRERGAPSPRVTFSGGRGVLDTVGRVVTWDGAEVAVTGREYALLEALALAPDRWFTREELLDRVWGPEFGGEARIVDVYVRYLRRKLAPEAVSSERGRGYRVAG from the coding sequence ATGCGCCTGCTGCTTGTCGAGGACGACCCCCGAATCGCGGAGCCGACGCTGGGTGCCTTGCGCGAGGCGGGCTACGCGGCGACGTGGCGGCAGACCGGGCCGGAGGGCCTGGAGGAAGCGCTCGTCGGCGAGTACCCCCTGGTCGTGCTGGACGTGATGCTGCCGGGCCTGGACGGCTTCGAGATCGCGCGGGAGCTGCGCTCGGCGGGGTCGGAGGCGGCCATCCTCTTCCTGACGGCGCGGGGCGAGCTGGAAGACCGGGTGCAGGGGCTGGACCTGGGGGGAGACGCCTACCTCGTCAAGCCGTTCGCGGTGCCGGAGCTGCTTGCCACGCTGCGGGCCTTGTCGCGGCGGGAGCGGGGAGCGCCGAGCCCGCGCGTCACCTTTTCGGGTGGGCGCGGGGTGCTGGACACCGTGGGCCGGGTGGTGACCTGGGACGGGGCAGAGGTCGCCGTGACGGGCCGCGAGTACGCGCTGCTCGAAGCCCTCGCGCTGGCGCCCGACCGCTGGTTTACCCGCGAGGAACTGCTGGACCGGGTCTGGGGGCCGGAGTTCGGCGGCGAGGCCCGCATCGTGGACGTGTACGTGCGCTACCTGCGACGCAAGCTCGCGCCGGAGGCTGTAAGCAGCGAGCGGGGGCGGGGCTACCGGGTGGCGGGGTGA
- a CDS encoding HAMP domain-containing sensor histidine kinase, which translates to MRLTLRARLALTAGLATALAAVLVAVGLFFAVNRLLWISQVEALQSAASAVQVRVERALEESARSFGVGVLSAGGLERLADSDAQTRFLELRLSGPGGQAQTPRFPAELDTALPPDVYTLDGRLLAVRSLRGGATLAVLSDAPVLTEARQAFARALAWLLPLVLALAAGLGYAVAGRLLAPVRRLEGAARRIGAGGDLRSPLPGAGEGDELARLARTLEGAFGRVADARDREQDFVRAAAHDLRSPLAALTARVDATLAHDREPERYRAELRELGTDLTRLSTLTNHLLLLARDPAALSRAAVPLRDLAAEAVDRARELAPEADVDLIAPQALTTHGDRVLLGQAVWNLTANALLHAPGAAVTVTVRPDGAGGAEVEVRDDGPGVDAATLARLGEAFYRPDASRTAGGHGLGLALARRAAEVHGGELRLSGAPGGGFTATLHLPARAGGGVVRSRA; encoded by the coding sequence ATGCGCCTGACCCTCCGCGCCCGCCTCGCGCTCACCGCTGGGCTGGCGACCGCGCTCGCCGCCGTGCTGGTGGCGGTGGGCCTCTTTTTCGCGGTGAACCGGCTGCTGTGGATCTCGCAGGTGGAGGCCCTCCAGAGTGCGGCGAGCGCCGTGCAGGTGCGGGTGGAACGGGCGCTGGAGGAGTCGGCGCGGTCATTCGGGGTGGGCGTGCTGTCGGCGGGGGGGCTGGAGCGGCTCGCGGATTCGGACGCGCAGACCCGCTTTCTGGAACTCCGGCTGAGCGGTCCCGGCGGGCAGGCGCAGACGCCGCGTTTTCCCGCCGAGCTGGACACGGCCCTCCCACCGGACGTGTACACGTTGGACGGCCGCTTGCTGGCGGTGCGGTCCCTGCGCGGTGGGGCCACGCTGGCCGTGCTGTCGGACGCGCCCGTGCTCACTGAGGCGCGGCAGGCCTTCGCGAGGGCGCTGGCGTGGTTGCTGCCGCTGGTGCTCGCGCTGGCGGCGGGGCTGGGGTACGCGGTGGCCGGGCGGCTACTGGCCCCGGTGCGGCGGCTGGAGGGAGCGGCGCGGCGCATCGGGGCGGGGGGCGACCTGCGCTCGCCGCTGCCCGGCGCGGGCGAGGGCGACGAACTCGCGCGGCTGGCCCGCACGCTGGAGGGGGCCTTTGGGCGGGTGGCCGACGCCCGCGACCGCGAGCAGGACTTCGTGCGGGCCGCCGCCCACGACCTGCGCTCGCCGCTGGCCGCCCTGACCGCGCGGGTGGACGCCACCCTCGCCCACGACCGCGAGCCGGAGCGCTACCGGGCCGAGCTGCGCGAACTGGGCACCGACCTCACCCGGCTCTCGACCCTCACCAACCACCTCCTCCTGCTCGCCCGCGACCCGGCGGCCCTCTCGCGGGCGGCGGTGCCCCTGCGCGACCTTGCGGCGGAGGCGGTGGACCGTGCCCGCGAACTGGCCCCGGAGGCCGATGTGGACCTGATCGCGCCGCAGGCCCTGACCACGCACGGCGACCGGGTGCTGCTGGGGCAGGCGGTGTGGAACCTCACCGCGAACGCGCTGCTGCACGCGCCGGGTGCAGCGGTGACTGTCACGGTGCGCCCGGACGGGGCAGGTGGGGCCGAAGTGGAAGTCCGCGACGACGGCCCCGGCGTGGACGCGGCGACCCTGGCCCGGCTGGGCGAGGCCTTCTACCGTCCCGACGCCAGCCGCACCGCCGGGGGGCACGGGCTGGGGCTGGCGCTGGCCCGCCGCGCGGCGGAGGTGCATGGGGGCGAGCTGCGGCTCTCGGGTGCCCCCGGTGGGGGGTTCACGGCCACGCTGCACCTTCCGGCCCGCGCGGGGGGCGGGGTGGTACGCTCTCGCGCATGA
- the rplU gene encoding 50S ribosomal protein L21, which translates to MFAIIQSGGKQYRVQEGDVVRVESLTGEAGQTLSLTPLFVGGEQAIFGEGAGRYSVEAEVVEHGRGPKIYIRKYKSGIQYRRRTGHRQNYTAIRITGIKG; encoded by the coding sequence ATGTTTGCGATCATTCAAAGCGGCGGCAAGCAGTACCGCGTGCAGGAAGGCGACGTCGTGCGTGTGGAGTCCCTCACGGGCGAAGCCGGGCAGACCCTGAGCCTCACCCCCCTCTTCGTGGGCGGCGAGCAGGCCATCTTCGGCGAAGGCGCCGGGCGCTACAGCGTGGAAGCCGAGGTCGTCGAGCACGGCCGCGGCCCCAAGATCTACATCCGCAAGTACAAGAGCGGCATCCAGTACCGCCGCCGCACCGGCCACCGCCAGAACTACACGGCGATCCGGATCACGGGCATCAAGGGTTAA